A genome region from Canis lupus dingo isolate Sandy chromosome 7, ASM325472v2, whole genome shotgun sequence includes the following:
- the SLC50A1 gene encoding sugar transporter SWEET1 isoform X1, whose protein sequence is MEPGGVADSLLSGACVLFTLAMYSTGLSDLRHMRMTRSVDNVQFLPFLTTDINNLSWLSYGALKGDGILIFVNATGAVLQTLYILVYVHYCPRKRPVLLQTATLVGVLLLGFGYFWLLVPNLETQLQQLGLFCSGFTISMYLSPLADLAKIIQMKSTQRLSFPLTIATLLTSASWTLYGFQLGDPYIMGSSPALFASGFSGSTRRGQTGTISSCKPETVHLTTAHLHANLLPKRALCLSSLLTSSMSAVGCGKEKLTTNTETRGTKESVLLGRLAETWEMNHLFFIDYIF, encoded by the exons ATGGAGCCGGGCGGCGTGGCTGACTCACTCCTTTCCGGGGCTTGCGTGCTCTTCACCCTCGCCATGTACTCCACCGGCCT CTCGGACCTCAGGCACATGCGGATGACCCGTAGCGTGGACAATGTCCAGTTCCTGCCCTTTCTCACTACGGACATCAA CAACCTGAGTTGGCTGAGTTACGGGGCCTTGAAGGGTGACGGGATCCTGATCTTCGTGAACGCCACGGGTGCTGTGCTTCAGACCCTGTATATCTTGGTGTATGTGCACTACTGCCCTCGGAAG CGGCCGGTGCTCCTTCAGACTGCAACCCTGGTGGGGGTCCTTCTCCTAGGCTTTGGCTACTTTTGGCTCCTGGTGCCCAACCTGGAGACCCAGCTTCAGCAGCTGGGCCTCTTCTGCAGTGGCTTCACCATCAGTATGTACCTCTCACCACTGGCTGACTTG GCCAAGATCATTCAGATGAAATCAACCCAGCGTCTCTCATTCCCACTCACCATTGCCACCCTCCTCACCTCTGCCTCCTGGACCCTCTATGGGTTTCAGCTGGGCGATCCCTACATCATG GGATCCTCACCAGCCTTGTTCGCCTCTGGCTTTTCTGGAAGTACTCGCAGGGGCCAGACAGGAACTATCAGCTCCTGCAAACCTGAGACAGTTCACCTGACCACTGCTCATCTTCATGCCAACCTGCTACCAAAGAGAGCTCTGTGTCTCAGCAGTCTGCTGACCAGCTCCATGAGTGCAGTGGGTTGTGGGAAAGAAAAACTAACAACTAACACTGAGACTCGAGGGACCAAAGAAAGTGTTTTGCTTGGAAGATTGGCTGAGACTTGGGAAATGAATcacttattttttatagattatattttttaa
- the SLC50A1 gene encoding sugar transporter SWEET1 isoform X4, translating to MEPGGVADSLLSGACVLFTLAMYSTGLSDLRHMRMTRSVDNVQFLPFLTTDINNLSWLSYGALKGDGILIFVNATGAVLQTLYILVYVHYCPRKRPVLLQTATLVGVLLLGFGYFWLLVPNLETQLQQLGLFCSGFTISQDHSDEINPASLIPTHHCHPPHLCLLDPLWVSAGRSLHHGAQPTRDPHQPCSPLAFLEVLAGARQELSAPANLRQFT from the exons ATGGAGCCGGGCGGCGTGGCTGACTCACTCCTTTCCGGGGCTTGCGTGCTCTTCACCCTCGCCATGTACTCCACCGGCCT CTCGGACCTCAGGCACATGCGGATGACCCGTAGCGTGGACAATGTCCAGTTCCTGCCCTTTCTCACTACGGACATCAA CAACCTGAGTTGGCTGAGTTACGGGGCCTTGAAGGGTGACGGGATCCTGATCTTCGTGAACGCCACGGGTGCTGTGCTTCAGACCCTGTATATCTTGGTGTATGTGCACTACTGCCCTCGGAAG CGGCCGGTGCTCCTTCAGACTGCAACCCTGGTGGGGGTCCTTCTCCTAGGCTTTGGCTACTTTTGGCTCCTGGTGCCCAACCTGGAGACCCAGCTTCAGCAGCTGGGCCTCTTCTGCAGTGGCTTCACCATCA GCCAAGATCATTCAGATGAAATCAACCCAGCGTCTCTCATTCCCACTCACCATTGCCACCCTCCTCACCTCTGCCTCCTGGACCCTCTATGGGTTTCAGCTGGGCGATCCCTACATCATG GTGCCCAACCTACCAGGGATCCTCACCAGCCTTGTTCGCCTCTGGCTTTTCTGGAAGTACTCGCAGGGGCCAGACAGGAACTATCAGCTCCTGCAAACCTGAGACAGTTCACCTGA
- the SLC50A1 gene encoding sugar transporter SWEET1 isoform X3, with protein sequence MEPGGVADSLLSGACVLFTLAMYSTGLSDLRHMRMTRSVDNVQFLPFLTTDINNLSWLSYGALKGDGILIFVNATGAVLQTLYILVYVHYCPRKRPVLLQTATLVGVLLLGFGYFWLLVPNLETQLQQLGLFCSGFTISMYLSPLADLAKIIQMKSTQRLSFPLTIATLLTSASWTLYGFQLGDPYIMVPNLPGILTSLVRLWLFWKYSQGPDRNYQLLQT encoded by the exons ATGGAGCCGGGCGGCGTGGCTGACTCACTCCTTTCCGGGGCTTGCGTGCTCTTCACCCTCGCCATGTACTCCACCGGCCT CTCGGACCTCAGGCACATGCGGATGACCCGTAGCGTGGACAATGTCCAGTTCCTGCCCTTTCTCACTACGGACATCAA CAACCTGAGTTGGCTGAGTTACGGGGCCTTGAAGGGTGACGGGATCCTGATCTTCGTGAACGCCACGGGTGCTGTGCTTCAGACCCTGTATATCTTGGTGTATGTGCACTACTGCCCTCGGAAG CGGCCGGTGCTCCTTCAGACTGCAACCCTGGTGGGGGTCCTTCTCCTAGGCTTTGGCTACTTTTGGCTCCTGGTGCCCAACCTGGAGACCCAGCTTCAGCAGCTGGGCCTCTTCTGCAGTGGCTTCACCATCAGTATGTACCTCTCACCACTGGCTGACTTG GCCAAGATCATTCAGATGAAATCAACCCAGCGTCTCTCATTCCCACTCACCATTGCCACCCTCCTCACCTCTGCCTCCTGGACCCTCTATGGGTTTCAGCTGGGCGATCCCTACATCATG GTGCCCAACCTACCAGGGATCCTCACCAGCCTTGTTCGCCTCTGGCTTTTCTGGAAGTACTCGCAGGGGCCAGACAGGAACTATCAGCTCCTGCAAACCTGA
- the DPM3 gene encoding dolichol-phosphate mannosyltransferase subunit 3, which yields MTKLAQWLWGLALLGSTWAALTTGALGLELPSPCREVLWPLPAYLLVSAGCYALGTVGYRVATFHDCEDAARELQSQIQEARADLARRGMRF from the coding sequence ATGACGAAGTTAGCGCAGTGGCTTTGGGGACTGGCGCTCCTGGGCTCCACCTGGGCGGCCCTGACCACGggggccctgggcctggagctgccCTCGCCATGCCGGGAGGTACTGTGGCCACTCCCGGCCTACTTGCTAGTGTCCGCCGGCTGCTATGCCCTGGGCACGGTGGGGTACCGCGTGGCCACTTTTCACGACTGTGAGGACGCCGCCCGCGAGCTGCAGAGCCAGATCCAGGAGGCCCGCGCCGACTTAGCCCGCAGGGGGATGCGCTTCTGA
- the SLC50A1 gene encoding sugar transporter SWEET1 isoform X5, producing MEPGGVADSLLSGACVLFTLAMYSTGLSDLRHMRMTRSVDNVQFLPFLTTDINNLSWLSYGALKGDGILIFVNATGAVLQTLYILVYVHYCPRKRPVLLQTATLVGVLLLGFGYFWLLVPNLETQLQQLGLFCSGFTISQDHSDEINPASLIPTHHCHPPHLCLLDPLWVSAGRSLHHGILTSLVRLWLFWKYSQGPDRNYQLLQT from the exons ATGGAGCCGGGCGGCGTGGCTGACTCACTCCTTTCCGGGGCTTGCGTGCTCTTCACCCTCGCCATGTACTCCACCGGCCT CTCGGACCTCAGGCACATGCGGATGACCCGTAGCGTGGACAATGTCCAGTTCCTGCCCTTTCTCACTACGGACATCAA CAACCTGAGTTGGCTGAGTTACGGGGCCTTGAAGGGTGACGGGATCCTGATCTTCGTGAACGCCACGGGTGCTGTGCTTCAGACCCTGTATATCTTGGTGTATGTGCACTACTGCCCTCGGAAG CGGCCGGTGCTCCTTCAGACTGCAACCCTGGTGGGGGTCCTTCTCCTAGGCTTTGGCTACTTTTGGCTCCTGGTGCCCAACCTGGAGACCCAGCTTCAGCAGCTGGGCCTCTTCTGCAGTGGCTTCACCATCA GCCAAGATCATTCAGATGAAATCAACCCAGCGTCTCTCATTCCCACTCACCATTGCCACCCTCCTCACCTCTGCCTCCTGGACCCTCTATGGGTTTCAGCTGGGCGATCCCTACATCATG GGATCCTCACCAGCCTTGTTCGCCTCTGGCTTTTCTGGAAGTACTCGCAGGGGCCAGACAGGAACTATCAGCTCCTGCAAACCTGA
- the SLC50A1 gene encoding sugar transporter SWEET1 isoform X2, giving the protein MEPGGVADSLLSGACVLFTLAMYSTGLSDLRHMRMTRSVDNVQFLPFLTTDINNLSWLSYGALKGDGILIFVNATGAVLQTLYILVYVHYCPRKAKIIQMKSTQRLSFPLTIATLLTSASWTLYGFQLGDPYIMGSSPALFASGFSGSTRRGQTGTISSCKPETVHLTTAHLHANLLPKRALCLSSLLTSSMSAVGCGKEKLTTNTETRGTKESVLLGRLAETWEMNHLFFIDYIF; this is encoded by the exons ATGGAGCCGGGCGGCGTGGCTGACTCACTCCTTTCCGGGGCTTGCGTGCTCTTCACCCTCGCCATGTACTCCACCGGCCT CTCGGACCTCAGGCACATGCGGATGACCCGTAGCGTGGACAATGTCCAGTTCCTGCCCTTTCTCACTACGGACATCAA CAACCTGAGTTGGCTGAGTTACGGGGCCTTGAAGGGTGACGGGATCCTGATCTTCGTGAACGCCACGGGTGCTGTGCTTCAGACCCTGTATATCTTGGTGTATGTGCACTACTGCCCTCGGAAG GCCAAGATCATTCAGATGAAATCAACCCAGCGTCTCTCATTCCCACTCACCATTGCCACCCTCCTCACCTCTGCCTCCTGGACCCTCTATGGGTTTCAGCTGGGCGATCCCTACATCATG GGATCCTCACCAGCCTTGTTCGCCTCTGGCTTTTCTGGAAGTACTCGCAGGGGCCAGACAGGAACTATCAGCTCCTGCAAACCTGAGACAGTTCACCTGACCACTGCTCATCTTCATGCCAACCTGCTACCAAAGAGAGCTCTGTGTCTCAGCAGTCTGCTGACCAGCTCCATGAGTGCAGTGGGTTGTGGGAAAGAAAAACTAACAACTAACACTGAGACTCGAGGGACCAAAGAAAGTGTTTTGCTTGGAAGATTGGCTGAGACTTGGGAAATGAATcacttattttttatagattatattttttaa
- the SLC50A1 gene encoding sugar transporter SWEET1 isoform X6 gives MEPGGVADSLLSGACVLFTLAMYSTGLSDLRHMRMTRSVDNVQFLPFLTTDINNLSWLSYGALKGDGILIFVNATGAVLQTLYILVYVHYCPRKAKIIQMKSTQRLSFPLTIATLLTSASWTLYGFQLGDPYIMVPNLPGILTSLVRLWLFWKYSQGPDRNYQLLQT, from the exons ATGGAGCCGGGCGGCGTGGCTGACTCACTCCTTTCCGGGGCTTGCGTGCTCTTCACCCTCGCCATGTACTCCACCGGCCT CTCGGACCTCAGGCACATGCGGATGACCCGTAGCGTGGACAATGTCCAGTTCCTGCCCTTTCTCACTACGGACATCAA CAACCTGAGTTGGCTGAGTTACGGGGCCTTGAAGGGTGACGGGATCCTGATCTTCGTGAACGCCACGGGTGCTGTGCTTCAGACCCTGTATATCTTGGTGTATGTGCACTACTGCCCTCGGAAG GCCAAGATCATTCAGATGAAATCAACCCAGCGTCTCTCATTCCCACTCACCATTGCCACCCTCCTCACCTCTGCCTCCTGGACCCTCTATGGGTTTCAGCTGGGCGATCCCTACATCATG GTGCCCAACCTACCAGGGATCCTCACCAGCCTTGTTCGCCTCTGGCTTTTCTGGAAGTACTCGCAGGGGCCAGACAGGAACTATCAGCTCCTGCAAACCTGA
- the EFNA1 gene encoding ephrin-A1 isoform X1: MASMFISPERNFKSLSLGRALLPPLLLPRPVGEGEGEGWLAARWHAAPEPGRWGPEVPTLEASRPNSCPPPARALARAPVGSRFRNEDYTVHVRLNDYLDIICPHYEDDAVADTAMERYTLYLVEHEQYQLCQPQSKDQVRWQCNQPSARHGPEKLSEKFQRFTPFTLGKEFKEGHSYYYISKPIHHQEDRCLKLKVTVSGKITHSPQAHANPQEKRLLADDPEIQVLHSIGHSAAPRLFPLAWVVLLLPFLLLQTP, from the exons ATGGCTTCTATGTTTATCTCTCCAGAGAGGAATTTTAAAAGCCTCTCCCTCGGTCGCgcgctcctccccccactcctcctcccccgcccggtgggggagggggagggggaggggtggcttGCCGCGCGCTGGCACGCGGCCCCGGAGCCTGGCCGCTGGGGGCCGGAGGTGCCCACCCTGGAGGCCTCCCGTCCGaactcctgccctccccccgcccgtgCCCTTGCTCGTGCTCCGGTTGGCAGCAG GTTCCGGAATGAGGACTACACGGTACACGTGCGGCTGAATGACTACCTGGACATCATCTGTCCACATTACGAGGATGATGCTGTGGCGGATACTGCCATGGAGCGGTACACCCTATACCTGGTGGAGCATGAGCAGTACCAGCTGTGCCAACCCCAATCCAAGGACCAAGTCCGCTGGCAATGCAACCAGCCCAGTGCCAGGCATGGCCCGGAGAAGCTATCTGAGAAATTCCAGCGCTTCACCCCCTTCACCCTGGGCAAGGAGTTCAAAGAGGGACACAGCTACTACTATATCT CCAAACCCATCCACCATCAGGAAGACCGATGCTTGAAGTTGAAGGTGACAGTCAGTGGCAAAATCA CTCACAGTCCTCAGGCCCATGCCAATCCACAAGAGAAGAGACTTCTGGCAG ATGACCCAGAGATACAGGTTCTACATAGCATCGGTCACAGTGCTGCCCCCCGCCTCTTCCCCCTCGCCTGGGTGGTGCTGCTCCTGCCATTCCTGCTGCTGCAgactccatga
- the EFNA1 gene encoding ephrin-A1 isoform X2 produces MEFLWAPLLGLCCSLAAADRHTVFWNSSNPKFRNEDYTVHVRLNDYLDIICPHYEDDAVADTAMERYTLYLVEHEQYQLCQPQSKDQVRWQCNQPSARHGPEKLSEKFQRFTPFTLGKEFKEGHSYYYISKPIHHQEDRCLKLKVTVSGKITHSPQAHANPQEKRLLADDPEIQVLHSIGHSAAPRLFPLAWVVLLLPFLLLQTP; encoded by the exons ATGGAGTTCCTCTGGGCCCCGCTCTTGGGTCTGTGCTGCAGTCTGGCCGCTGCTGACCGCCACACCGTCTTCTGGAACAGTTCAAACCCCAA GTTCCGGAATGAGGACTACACGGTACACGTGCGGCTGAATGACTACCTGGACATCATCTGTCCACATTACGAGGATGATGCTGTGGCGGATACTGCCATGGAGCGGTACACCCTATACCTGGTGGAGCATGAGCAGTACCAGCTGTGCCAACCCCAATCCAAGGACCAAGTCCGCTGGCAATGCAACCAGCCCAGTGCCAGGCATGGCCCGGAGAAGCTATCTGAGAAATTCCAGCGCTTCACCCCCTTCACCCTGGGCAAGGAGTTCAAAGAGGGACACAGCTACTACTATATCT CCAAACCCATCCACCATCAGGAAGACCGATGCTTGAAGTTGAAGGTGACAGTCAGTGGCAAAATCA CTCACAGTCCTCAGGCCCATGCCAATCCACAAGAGAAGAGACTTCTGGCAG ATGACCCAGAGATACAGGTTCTACATAGCATCGGTCACAGTGCTGCCCCCCGCCTCTTCCCCCTCGCCTGGGTGGTGCTGCTCCTGCCATTCCTGCTGCTGCAgactccatga